In the genome of Bacillus sp. S3, one region contains:
- a CDS encoding sensor histidine kinase, with the protein MFNLAPLMLEKVGIIVIVAFLLSQMRSFRQVIQNEHSTKEKIMLILLFGSFGIISNYTGIEVHHHTIGRPDWLTEMDHESALANTRVMGIVIGGLLGGPAVGIGAGLIAGIHRLTLGGFTAFSCAFSTILAGIAAGYFGKKRKQKGKQITSSFAVLIGMALEAVQMLIILVAAKPFNDAWELVQLISLPMIFGNGLGTLLFMFIIQIIKRDEERARANQTNQAFLIADQTLPFFRQGLNFHSCKEISEIMLKLTRADAVAITDDHQVLAHVGAASDHHIPKLKPETGLTKKVLEKGKISIARSKEEISCFDSQCSLEAAIVLPLKVKNKIFGTLKMYYTEPGKLDRVQQELAEGLANLFSTQLELAEAERQTKLLKDAEIKALQAQIHPHFLFNSLNTISALCRTDADKARKLLLELGSFFRGNLQGARQMLIPLEKELANVRAYLSLEQTRFPNKYNIDFNIESHLEKVMIPPFTLQPLVENAIHYGFPRSKSEGKVTITIFSKNNQLQIIVADNGKGIPEDQIELLGKQVVHSKKGNGTAIYNITERLKGIYNGQASLSLKSKVDHGATITISIPLERKGVFDQDVEGLHCG; encoded by the coding sequence GCTTATTTTACTTTTTGGTTCGTTCGGAATCATTAGTAATTATACAGGCATTGAAGTTCACCATCATACGATAGGCAGACCCGATTGGCTTACTGAAATGGACCATGAGAGTGCACTAGCAAACACAAGAGTGATGGGGATTGTCATTGGCGGTTTACTTGGGGGACCAGCGGTTGGCATTGGCGCAGGACTGATTGCGGGAATTCACCGCCTTACCCTAGGGGGATTCACTGCCTTTTCTTGTGCTTTTTCTACCATTCTTGCTGGAATTGCAGCAGGATACTTTGGAAAAAAACGAAAACAGAAGGGGAAACAAATCACGTCCTCGTTTGCTGTCCTTATCGGAATGGCCTTAGAAGCTGTTCAGATGCTTATCATTCTTGTCGCAGCCAAACCGTTTAATGATGCCTGGGAACTCGTTCAGCTCATTAGCCTTCCAATGATTTTTGGCAACGGTTTAGGTACATTGCTGTTTATGTTTATTATTCAAATCATTAAACGTGACGAAGAACGCGCCCGTGCCAACCAAACGAACCAAGCCTTTCTTATTGCGGATCAAACCCTGCCTTTCTTTCGCCAAGGACTTAACTTCCATTCCTGCAAGGAAATTTCAGAAATTATGCTGAAATTGACCCGTGCAGATGCAGTAGCGATCACTGATGACCACCAGGTCCTAGCCCATGTCGGTGCCGCTTCAGATCACCATATCCCAAAGTTAAAGCCTGAGACAGGCTTGACGAAAAAAGTACTTGAAAAAGGTAAAATTTCCATTGCAAGATCAAAAGAAGAAATCTCTTGTTTTGATAGTCAATGTTCGCTAGAAGCAGCGATCGTACTGCCATTAAAGGTAAAAAACAAAATCTTTGGCACCTTAAAAATGTACTACACGGAGCCTGGAAAGCTGGATAGGGTACAACAGGAATTGGCTGAAGGGCTGGCGAATCTTTTTTCGACTCAGCTGGAGCTTGCGGAAGCAGAAAGACAGACAAAGCTATTAAAAGATGCAGAAATTAAGGCTTTACAAGCGCAAATTCATCCGCACTTTTTATTTAATAGTCTTAACACCATCTCCGCACTCTGCCGTACAGATGCAGATAAAGCTCGTAAATTACTATTGGAACTTGGTTCCTTTTTTCGTGGCAATCTCCAAGGAGCAAGGCAGATGCTAATCCCTCTGGAAAAGGAATTAGCGAATGTTAGGGCCTATCTATCATTGGAACAGACTCGCTTTCCTAATAAATACAACATTGATTTTAACATAGAGTCACACCTAGAAAAGGTAATGATTCCTCCTTTTACCTTGCAGCCATTAGTTGAAAATGCGATTCATTATGGTTTTCCTCGAAGTAAGTCTGAAGGGAAAGTGACCATCACAATTTTTTCAAAAAACAATCAATTGCAGATTATCGTAGCCGATAATGGAAAAGGAATCCCAGAGGATCAGATAGAGTTGCTTGGTAAACAAGTTGTCCATTCAAAAAAAGGAAATGGCACGGCGATTTATAATATTACGGAACGTCTAAAAGGAATTTATAATGGTCAAGCAAGTTTATCTTTAAAGAGTAAAGTTGATCACGGAGCGACCATCACGATTTCCATTCCGCTTGAGAGGAAAGGAGTTTTTGATCAAGATGTTGAAGGCCTACATTGTGGATGA
- a CDS encoding LytR/AlgR family response regulator transcription factor — MLKAYIVDDEPLARDELKYLLIRSEQVEILGESDCVEDAVSAITVLKPDLVFLDIELDDDNGLSLARQLESQEQTPAIVFATAYDEYALQAFDVNAVDYILKPFDEERLQKTLEKIKKMQHFRDKRVPIQSSMKHNNNGKIAVLADERIILLTLADILYFASSEGKCHIVTLDQAYKVADALVVLEKKINSAKFFRVHRSFIVNLDHVIEIEPWFNSTYNLLMKDGSKVPVSRTYVKELKQRFGF; from the coding sequence ATGTTGAAGGCCTACATTGTGGATGATGAACCATTAGCAAGGGATGAATTAAAATACCTGCTCATTCGAAGTGAGCAGGTGGAAATCTTAGGAGAAAGTGATTGTGTAGAGGATGCAGTGTCGGCTATCACAGTTCTAAAGCCGGATCTTGTTTTCTTGGACATTGAACTGGATGATGATAATGGATTAAGTTTAGCGAGGCAATTAGAAAGCCAGGAGCAAACTCCTGCTATTGTCTTTGCAACAGCTTATGATGAGTATGCCTTACAGGCATTTGATGTAAATGCAGTCGATTATATTTTAAAACCCTTTGATGAAGAGCGCCTTCAAAAAACGTTGGAAAAAATCAAGAAAATGCAACATTTTAGGGATAAGCGGGTACCTATCCAGTCCTCTATGAAACACAACAATAATGGGAAAATTGCCGTTCTTGCGGATGAACGGATTATATTATTAACGCTGGCAGACATTCTTTATTTCGCATCCAGTGAAGGAAAGTGCCATATTGTAACCCTCGATCAAGCATACAAAGTGGCTGATGCACTTGTTGTTTTGGAGAAAAAGATAAATAGCGCAAAATTTTTCCGTGTTCATCGTAGTTTTATTGTCAACTTGGATCATGTTATCGAAATAGAACCGTGGTTTAACTCTACCTATAATTTGCTTATGAAAGACGGCTCCAAAGTTCCAGTAAGTCGAACCTATGTAAAGGAATTAAAGCAGCGTTTCGGTTTTTAA
- a CDS encoding carbon starvation protein A, producing MNAITIVIGSICILLIVYRLYGTFMAAKVLKLKDSKPTPAQKFEDGRDYVPTNKWVVFGHHFAAIAAAGPLVGPILAAQFGYLPGLLWLLIGAVIGGAVHDMVVLFASMRRNGKSLSEVAKEELGPVAGFCTGLAMLFIITITMAGLSLVVLGALERNPWGTFAVGITIPIAMGVGLYHKKTGNLKLATIVGFALIMVAIVLGPNIQGTWLGDMLTLEKSTLALILPIYAFFAAALPVWLLLAPRDYLSTFMKIGVFAALIIGVFIVNPDVQFPAFTEFLNGGGPVVAGPVWPFISITIACGAISGFHAFVGSGTTPKMVNRWSDVKGVAFGAMLVECLVAIMALIAAVSLQPGDYFAINSSPEKFATLGMETVHLDELSKEVGMDLEGRTGGAVTLAVGMTYIFTAVPFFAKLASYFYQFVILFEAVFILTAIDSGTRVARYLIQDFLGDFIKPLKRTDSIGANIFASALACFVWGYLLFSGDISSVWALFGVSNQLMASIGLIVGATVVLKIAEKRWYMLTCLIPLAYLFVTVMVAGYWMVKNVYLNAANPGFNVLNAILSIIMLILGIVIMVTSIIKWTNLWKIPQAILVKNSEKEVA from the coding sequence ATGAATGCGATTACAATTGTTATTGGCTCGATATGTATCCTTTTAATTGTTTATCGTTTATATGGTACTTTCATGGCAGCAAAAGTTTTGAAGCTTAAGGATTCAAAACCGACTCCTGCTCAGAAATTTGAAGATGGACGAGATTATGTACCAACGAACAAATGGGTAGTATTTGGCCACCATTTTGCAGCGATTGCTGCAGCAGGTCCACTAGTTGGCCCCATCCTAGCTGCGCAATTTGGTTATTTACCAGGCTTGCTTTGGCTGCTGATTGGTGCTGTTATTGGCGGCGCTGTCCACGATATGGTTGTTCTCTTTGCCTCTATGCGCAGAAATGGAAAATCGTTATCAGAAGTAGCCAAAGAAGAACTTGGTCCTGTTGCAGGCTTTTGTACAGGCTTAGCTATGCTATTCATTATCACCATTACAATGGCAGGATTGTCATTGGTTGTTCTTGGCGCACTTGAAAGAAATCCTTGGGGAACGTTTGCGGTTGGGATCACGATTCCGATTGCAATGGGTGTTGGATTGTATCATAAAAAGACAGGAAACTTAAAACTAGCAACGATTGTGGGCTTCGCATTAATTATGGTGGCAATCGTTCTTGGACCAAATATTCAAGGTACATGGCTAGGTGACATGTTAACTCTTGAAAAAAGTACATTAGCACTTATTCTGCCAATCTATGCTTTTTTTGCGGCTGCATTACCAGTCTGGCTATTATTGGCGCCACGCGATTATTTAAGTACATTTATGAAGATTGGGGTATTTGCCGCCTTAATAATTGGGGTATTCATTGTAAATCCAGACGTACAATTCCCTGCTTTTACAGAATTTCTTAACGGCGGTGGGCCGGTTGTAGCAGGGCCAGTTTGGCCATTTATCTCGATAACGATTGCTTGTGGAGCCATTTCGGGCTTTCATGCATTTGTAGGATCTGGTACAACACCAAAGATGGTCAATCGTTGGAGCGATGTGAAGGGCGTTGCATTTGGAGCCATGCTTGTTGAATGCTTAGTAGCAATCATGGCTTTAATTGCTGCTGTATCACTGCAGCCAGGTGATTATTTTGCCATCAACTCTTCACCGGAGAAGTTTGCTACACTTGGAATGGAAACAGTTCACCTGGATGAACTGAGTAAAGAAGTTGGAATGGACCTTGAAGGAAGAACGGGTGGAGCCGTTACACTTGCAGTAGGGATGACGTACATCTTCACTGCCGTTCCGTTTTTTGCAAAATTGGCATCCTACTTCTATCAATTTGTTATTCTATTTGAGGCAGTTTTCATCTTAACAGCTATTGATTCAGGAACACGGGTTGCCCGCTACCTGATTCAAGATTTCTTGGGAGACTTCATTAAACCGTTAAAAAGAACAGATTCAATCGGAGCAAATATATTTGCCAGTGCGTTAGCCTGCTTTGTCTGGGGATATCTTCTTTTCTCAGGTGACATTAGCTCTGTCTGGGCGCTATTCGGTGTATCGAATCAATTGATGGCATCGATCGGTCTTATTGTCGGAGCGACCGTCGTGTTAAAGATTGCGGAAAAGCGCTGGTACATGCTGACATGTCTAATCCCACTAGCATACCTGTTTGTCACGGTTATGGTAGCAGGGTATTGGATGGTGAAAAATGTTTACT